The Ranitomeya imitator isolate aRanImi1 chromosome 6, aRanImi1.pri, whole genome shotgun sequence genome window below encodes:
- the TFPI2 gene encoding tissue factor pathway inhibitor 2 isoform X1: MSPTTMQVYAAQVLAAATLLVQAIAQDGTSAARNMSACLLPMDGGPCKATLPHYYYDRYTQTCQEFLYGGCGGNANNFETLEDCEKTCWKIKNDSSMHVNEKILQSTAKNLEKVDLLEVPKICRMEPEEGRCRAFLKRYAFNLITMKCEKFIFSGCYGNDNNFKDEASCLETCAPKRNAPSFCYSPKDEGSCSASVPRYYFNIESKACEEFAYTGCGGNSNNFVRIEDCNKVCKKGNKKPRNRNRLRKAKPQL; the protein is encoded by the exons atgtctccaaccACCATGCAAGTCTATGCTGCCCAGGTCTTGGCTGCTGCCACCCTCTTGGTCCAAGCCATCGCCCAGGATGGAACATCTGCAGCAAGAA ACATGAGCGCTTGTCTTCTTCCGATGGATGGCGGTCCCTGTAAAGCCACGCTACCCCACTATTATTATGACCGCTACACCCAGACGTGCCAGGAGTTCTTGTACGGAGGCTGCGGGGGAAATGCTAACAATTTTGAGACCTTGGAAGATTGCGAAAAAACTTGCTGGAAAATCAAAA ATGATTCGAGCATGCATGTTAATGAAAAAATCTTACAATCGACAGCCAAGAACTTAGAAAAAGTGGACCTGTTGG AAGTCCCCAAAATTTGCAGGATGGAGCCGGAGGAGGGTCGTTGCCGAGCCTTTCTGAAGCGCTATGCCTTCAACCTGATTACTATGAAGTGTGAAAAGTTTATTTTTAGCGGCTGCTATGGAAATGATAATAATTTCAAGGATGAAGCATCTTGTCTGGAGACCTGCGCTCCCAAACGAA ATGCTCCCAGCTTCTGCTATAGCCCAAAGGATGAGGGATCCTGCTCTGCTTCTGTCCCCCGCTATTATTTCAACATTGAATCCAAAGCCTGTGAAGAGTTTGCATATACTGGTTGTGGGGGAAACTCCAACAACTTTGTCAGGATTGAAGATTGTAATAAAGTGTGCAAGAAAG GCAATAAAAAGCCACGGAACAGAAATCGTTTACGCAAGGCGAAGCCACAACTTTGA
- the TFPI2 gene encoding tissue factor pathway inhibitor 2 isoform X2 — protein MSPTTMQVYAAQVLAAATLLVQAIAQDGTSAARNMSACLLPMDGGPCKATLPHYYYDRYTQTCQEFLYGGCGGNANNFETLEDCEKTCWKIKKVPKICRMEPEEGRCRAFLKRYAFNLITMKCEKFIFSGCYGNDNNFKDEASCLETCAPKRNAPSFCYSPKDEGSCSASVPRYYFNIESKACEEFAYTGCGGNSNNFVRIEDCNKVCKKGNKKPRNRNRLRKAKPQL, from the exons atgtctccaaccACCATGCAAGTCTATGCTGCCCAGGTCTTGGCTGCTGCCACCCTCTTGGTCCAAGCCATCGCCCAGGATGGAACATCTGCAGCAAGAA ACATGAGCGCTTGTCTTCTTCCGATGGATGGCGGTCCCTGTAAAGCCACGCTACCCCACTATTATTATGACCGCTACACCCAGACGTGCCAGGAGTTCTTGTACGGAGGCTGCGGGGGAAATGCTAACAATTTTGAGACCTTGGAAGATTGCGAAAAAACTTGCTGGAAAATCAAAA AAGTCCCCAAAATTTGCAGGATGGAGCCGGAGGAGGGTCGTTGCCGAGCCTTTCTGAAGCGCTATGCCTTCAACCTGATTACTATGAAGTGTGAAAAGTTTATTTTTAGCGGCTGCTATGGAAATGATAATAATTTCAAGGATGAAGCATCTTGTCTGGAGACCTGCGCTCCCAAACGAA ATGCTCCCAGCTTCTGCTATAGCCCAAAGGATGAGGGATCCTGCTCTGCTTCTGTCCCCCGCTATTATTTCAACATTGAATCCAAAGCCTGTGAAGAGTTTGCATATACTGGTTGTGGGGGAAACTCCAACAACTTTGTCAGGATTGAAGATTGTAATAAAGTGTGCAAGAAAG GCAATAAAAAGCCACGGAACAGAAATCGTTTACGCAAGGCGAAGCCACAACTTTGA